Below is a window of Dietzia timorensis DNA.
CGAGATGGCTCGGCGCGTGCCCGGCGCGGTCGTGGTCGTGTCGATCTTCGTCAATCCCCTGCAGTTCGGGGAGGGCGAGGACCTCGAGGCCTACCCGCGCACCCTGGACGCCGACATCGAGGCGCTCCGCGAAACCGGCGCCGAGCTCGTGTTCGCGCCGAACGCGGCGGAAATGTATCCCCAGGGGGCGCGTACCACGCTGTCGGCGGGCCCGCTCGCGACCGAGCTCGAGGGTGCCGTCCGGCCCGGGCATTTCGACGGCATGCTCACGGTCGTGCACAAGCTGTTCAACATCGTCCGCCCGCACCGGGCGATCTTCGGCGAGAAGGACTACCAGCAGCTCGTGCTCATCCGGCAGATGGTCGCCGATCTCGACATGGAGGTCTCGGTCTCCGGGGTGCCCACCGTCCGCGAGTCCGATGGCCTCGCGATGAGCTCGCGCAACCGCTACCTCGACCCGGAGCAGCGCGAACAGGCCGTCGCGCTGTCGGCGGCGCTCGTCGCCGGCGCGCACGCCGCCCCGCGCGGGGCCCAGGCCGCGGTGGACACCGCGCGCTCTGTGCTCGCCGAGGCGCCCGGCCTCGAAATCCAATACCTCGAGGCCCGCTCGCCCGATCTCGGCGAAGCCCCGGATTCCGGCGAGGCGCGTCTTCTCGCCGCCGTCACACTCGGATCGGTGCGGCTCATCGACAACGTCGGCATCACCATCGAGTAGTCCGCGCCCGCAGCGCTTTTTCCGGTTTCCGCCTGTCCCGGCGTATTCTTGACGCGTTCGAAGTTTTCCGATGCCCTGGAGCGCCGACGCACATGCAACGGACAATGCTCAAGTCCAAGATCCACCGAGCAACTGTGACCCAGGCCGACCTCCACTACGTCGGCTCCTGCACCATCGACGAAGATCTCATGGACGCCGCCGACCTGCTCGAGGGCGAGCAGATCGACATTGTCGACATCAACAACGGCAATCGCCTCACCACGTATTGCATCGCAGGCGACCGTGGCACCGGCGTGCTCGGCATCAATGGTGCCGCCGCGCATCTTATCCACCCCGGCGACCTCGTCATCTGCATCGCATACGGAATCATGGATGACGCCGAGGCCCGCGATTTCTCGCCGCGAGTGATCTTCGTGGACGAGAACAATCGAGCGCTGTCCGAGGGGAACGACCCGGCGAACGCGCCGAACGGCTCGGGGCTGATCAACCCGCGCCATCCGGACGCGTAGACGGGAGACTCGGGTAGACCCCGCTACAAGCCATACGTCTTGCCGATGATGTCGCGCTGAATCTCGTTGGTGCCGCCGTAGATCGACGACACCACGGCCTGGCGCAGCAGCCGCTCGATCCCGTACTCGGTCGCGTACCCGTATCCGCCCATCGACTGCATGCATTCGAGGGTCACCCACTTCGACAATTCTGTGGCCTTGAGCTTCGCCATCGACGCCTCGCGCGGGAACAGCGCGTCCGGATCGGCGTCTACCTTCTTCGCCACCGCGTACACGAGGAGTTTGGTCGCCTGGATCTCGGTCGCCATGTCCGCGATCCGGTGCCGCAGCACCTGGAACTTGCCGACGGGCCGGCCGAACTGCTCGCGCTCGGAGACGAACCGCAGGCACTCGTCGAAAGCTCGCTCGGCGACACCGAGCTGCATCGCCGCGAGAATGAGCCGCTCGATGTTGAGTCCGGACATGAGCTGCGCCCATCCGCCGTCGACCTCACCGATCACCGCGTCGGCGGGCAGCCGGACATCGTCGAAGTAGAGGTCATTGACCTCGCGGCCTCCCATCGTGTCGATACCGGAGATGCGCAGGCCCTCTATGTCGGCGGGGACGTCGAACATCGTGATCCCCTCGTGCTTCGACCCGGAAGAGGACGTGCGTGCGACGAGCAGGATGCGGTCGGCGAAGTGCGCATTCGAGCACCACGTCTTCTGCCCGTTGATCACCCAGTCGTCGCCGCTGCGTTCCGCCTTGCACCGCAGGGCGCCTACATCGGAACCGGCGCCCGGTTCGGACATCGAGATCGACAGCGTCCCGCCTTCGGCGAGGAGGCGGAGTGCGCGCTCGCGCTGTTCGGCGGATCCGAATTTCTTGTACGCCGCGCCCGCGATGAGGGTCGGCCCGA
It encodes the following:
- the panC gene encoding pantoate--beta-alanine ligase, which codes for MTAGGRPTGPGFRPGELTVHHSARQLQRTTAALRTAGKQVVLVPTMGALHDGHLRLVEMARRVPGAVVVVSIFVNPLQFGEGEDLEAYPRTLDADIEALRETGAELVFAPNAAEMYPQGARTTLSAGPLATELEGAVRPGHFDGMLTVVHKLFNIVRPHRAIFGEKDYQQLVLIRQMVADLDMEVSVSGVPTVRESDGLAMSSRNRYLDPEQREQAVALSAALVAGAHAAPRGAQAAVDTARSVLAEAPGLEIQYLEARSPDLGEAPDSGEARLLAAVTLGSVRLIDNVGITIE
- a CDS encoding acyl-CoA dehydrogenase family protein, with protein sequence MFDTFSSEQTAFAESIDAFCTREIGSFEKSRSLADGGTHSQEIYSKMAELGWLGITVPEEFGGADAGATEMCILLERSMYGLAPIGSIGPTLIAGAAYKKFGSAEQRERALRLLAEGGTLSISMSEPGAGSDVGALRCKAERSGDDWVINGQKTWCSNAHFADRILLVARTSSSGSKHEGITMFDVPADIEGLRISGIDTMGGREVNDLYFDDVRLPADAVIGEVDGGWAQLMSGLNIERLILAAMQLGVAERAFDECLRFVSEREQFGRPVGKFQVLRHRIADMATEIQATKLLVYAVAKKVDADPDALFPREASMAKLKATELSKWVTLECMQSMGGYGYATEYGIERLLRQAVVSSIYGGTNEIQRDIIGKTYGL
- the panD gene encoding aspartate 1-decarboxylase, with the translated sequence MQRTMLKSKIHRATVTQADLHYVGSCTIDEDLMDAADLLEGEQIDIVDINNGNRLTTYCIAGDRGTGVLGINGAAAHLIHPGDLVICIAYGIMDDAEARDFSPRVIFVDENNRALSEGNDPANAPNGSGLINPRHPDA